Genomic DNA from Gemmatimonadetes bacterium SCN 70-22:
TCGTACGCCGCTCTCCGGCTCCTCTTCCGCTCCACTCCCGCTTCTCTCCCGCCCCTCGTCGTCCCTCCCATGCTCCTGCGCACTCCCGACGCCCTCCCCATCGCCCCATCCGAGATCACCAGCGAGTCGCACTACGAGAACCGCCGGCAATTCCTCAAGGACGCGGGGCTCCTCGGCCTCGGGATCGCCGGAATGGCGCTCGCCTCACGCGACGCGCGGGCGCAACCGCCGCAGCAGGGGACGAGCATCGGCGGCGCGGAGCTCAAGCCCGAGCTCACGCCATGGGAGGACGTGACCGGCTACAACAACTTCTACGAGTTCGGGACCGACAAGAGCGACCCGGCCGACCACGCGCAGAAGTTCCGCACCAAGCCGTGGAGCGTGGCGGTCGAGGGGCTCGTCGCCAAGCCGGGGCGCTACGCGCTCGAGGACTTCCTCAAGCCGCACAAGCTCGAGGACCGGATCTACCGCCACCGCTGCGTCGAGGCCTGGTCCATGGTGATCCCGTGGCTCGGCTTCCCGATGGCCGACTTCATCAAGCGCGTGCAGCCGTTAGGCTCGGCGAAATACGTGGAGTTCACCACGCTGCTCGACCCCAAGCAGATGCCGGGGCAGCGCTCGCCCATCCTCGACTGGCCGTACGTCGAGGCGTTGCGCCTGGACGAGGCGATGCACCCGCTCACGATCTTCGCCGTCGGAGTCTACGGGAAGATGCTCCCCAACCAGAACGGGGCGCCGCTCCGTCACGTCGTCCCGTGGAAGTACGGCTTCAAGAGCTGCAAGTCGATCGTGAAGATCCGCTTCACGGAAACGATGCCGAAGACGGCGTGGAACGTGGCCAACCCGGGCGAGTACGGCTTCTACGCCAACGTGAATCCCACGGTCGACCACCCGCGCTGGTCGCAGGCCAAGGAACGGCGCATCGGCGAGTTCCGGCGGCGCGACACGCTGATGTTCAACGGGTATGCGCAGCAGGTGGCGTCGCTGTACGGCGGGATGGACCTGCGGAAGTTCTACTGAGCCGGCGTGCGACACCCTCGCTGGCTCCCGGCGCTCGTCTTCGCGCTGTCGCTCCTGCCGTTCGTCTTCGTCGCCGGAGCCCTGGCGTCGGACTTCTTCACCGGGACGCGCTACCTGGGCTCCAACCCCATCAAGGAGGGCGAGCACTTCACGGGGAAGTGGACGCTCCGCTTCCTCGCGCTGTCGCTCGCCATCACGCCGGCGGTGCGGTTGCTGCAACAGGGATGGCTGATCCGCTACCGCCGCACCTTCGGGCTGTTCGCCTTCTTCTATGCGTGCACGCACCTGGTGATCTACGCCGTCCTCGACGTGGAGCTCACCTGGCGCGACATGATCGAGGACGTGGCGAAGCGCCTGTACATCACCATCGGGATGACCGCGCTCGCCCTGATGGTCCCGCTCGCCGTGACGTCGACCAAGGGGTGGATCCGTCGCCTCGGGAACCGGCGCTGGAATGCGATCCACCGGCTGGTCTACGTCAGCGCCGTCCTCGGGCTGGTGCATTACTGGATGTCCGTGAAGAAGGATGTGACCGAACCCGCGCTCTTCGGGATCGTCTTCGCATCGCTCCTGGGGTGGCGCGTGTGGCGAGCACGGGCAAGGGCACGCGCGAAGCCGGCGGGCGCGTCCTCGGCGAGGGTGCCGGCGTAATCGCGTAGTTGAGCGTCTACTGGCGTGTAACAGTGTGGTAAGTGGCGCGTAAGTGGCGCAAAATTAGCGCTCAAGCTGGCTCTCCGTTGCGCGTTTCGCCCGGCAGCAATAGGCCGGATGGGGGAGCGACTCGAAGCTGAGTCTTGACAGATTCGACGTGCTAATACGTATTAGCGCGCCTGTGACTACCCCCCAGAAGCCATCCG
This window encodes:
- a CDS encoding mononuclear molybdenum enzyme YedY, which encodes MLLRTPDALPIAPSEITSESHYENRRQFLKDAGLLGLGIAGMALASRDARAQPPQQGTSIGGAELKPELTPWEDVTGYNNFYEFGTDKSDPADHAQKFRTKPWSVAVEGLVAKPGRYALEDFLKPHKLEDRIYRHRCVEAWSMVIPWLGFPMADFIKRVQPLGSAKYVEFTTLLDPKQMPGQRSPILDWPYVEALRLDEAMHPLTIFAVGVYGKMLPNQNGAPLRHVVPWKYGFKSCKSIVKIRFTETMPKTAWNVANPGEYGFYANVNPTVDHPRWSQAKERRIGEFRRRDTLMFNGYAQQVASLYGGMDLRKFY